A single region of the Bdellovibrionales bacterium CG10_big_fil_rev_8_21_14_0_10_45_34 genome encodes:
- a CDS encoding serine--tRNA ligase, translating to MIDIRLLESDQILLNQYKEGLRNRKYDGKLVDEILALNAARKKLTQEFDEMRAEQNKASQSIAMLKKKGEDATQDLSKMKELSEKVKAVETELSLAEESVKQKALHLPNFLHESVPIGASEDENVIVRSFMDPKSFSFRTRDHVELGESLGVLDTARATKVTGARFSILTGLGARLERALTQFMLDVHTKEHDYIETVPPYLVNDVSLVGTSQLPKFREDLFAIEGTNYFLVPTAEVPVTNYYRDEILEEAQLPICYTAFTPCFRSEAGSYGRDTKGLIRQHQFHKVELVKFTHPDRSYEEHEKLVKNAEEILKRLELPFQVALLCSGDISFGAAKCYDLNVWLPGQSAYREISSCSNFEDFQARRAQIRFRPNGPKAKPRFVHTLNGSGLAVGRTWVAILENYQREDGSVEIPKALIPYMGGVTELRPQGPKKEDKS from the coding sequence ATGATAGATATTCGCCTGCTTGAATCAGACCAGATTTTGTTGAATCAGTACAAAGAGGGACTTAGAAACAGAAAATACGATGGCAAATTGGTCGATGAAATCCTTGCCCTCAACGCAGCAAGAAAAAAACTAACTCAAGAGTTTGACGAGATGAGAGCGGAGCAAAACAAAGCCTCTCAATCGATAGCTATGCTCAAAAAAAAGGGCGAAGACGCGACCCAAGACTTATCGAAAATGAAAGAGCTTAGTGAGAAAGTAAAAGCCGTCGAGACTGAGCTTTCTTTAGCTGAAGAGAGTGTTAAGCAAAAAGCCCTTCATTTGCCCAACTTTTTGCATGAGTCAGTGCCTATTGGCGCAAGCGAAGACGAAAACGTCATTGTTCGGTCCTTTATGGATCCTAAGTCTTTCTCTTTTCGGACGAGGGATCATGTAGAGCTTGGAGAGTCCCTGGGTGTACTTGATACAGCACGGGCGACCAAAGTCACTGGAGCGCGGTTTTCTATACTTACCGGATTAGGAGCGCGTCTTGAAAGAGCGCTGACGCAATTCATGTTAGACGTGCATACAAAGGAGCACGACTACATTGAGACTGTTCCACCGTATTTAGTAAATGACGTGAGCCTTGTGGGAACGTCACAGCTTCCTAAGTTCCGCGAAGATCTCTTTGCGATAGAAGGAACGAATTACTTTCTAGTGCCGACAGCAGAAGTGCCAGTTACTAATTACTATCGCGATGAGATTTTAGAAGAAGCTCAGCTTCCGATCTGCTATACGGCGTTTACTCCTTGTTTTCGCTCGGAGGCGGGCAGCTATGGTCGCGACACTAAAGGGTTGATACGCCAACACCAGTTTCACAAAGTTGAACTTGTTAAGTTCACTCATCCTGATCGCTCTTATGAAGAACATGAAAAACTAGTAAAAAATGCCGAAGAAATTTTAAAGAGGCTGGAGCTACCGTTTCAGGTGGCCCTACTTTGCTCGGGTGATATCTCGTTCGGCGCGGCCAAGTGTTATGACTTGAATGTTTGGCTGCCTGGCCAATCCGCATATCGCGAGATTTCATCGTGTTCTAACTTTGAAGATTTTCAAGCCAGACGCGCTCAAATTCGCTTCAGGCCGAACGGTCCAAAGGCGAAGCCTCGTTTTGTGCACACCCTCAACGGATCGGGACTGGCTGTTGGAAGAACCTGGGTGGCCATACTTGAGAATTATCAACGCGAGGATGGTTCTGTTGAAATTCCGAAAGCTTTGATACCTTATATGGGCGGGGTAACCGAATTGCGCCCTCAAGGCCCAAAGAAAGAGGATAAATCTTAA
- a CDS encoding histidine triad nucleotide-binding protein, producing MSCIFCRIISKELSSQLVYEDEKFICIKDREPQAPTHLLLIPKIHVESLSHLEPSQHRLMADATSAIQKISEDCGFAASGYRTIINTGEGGGQTVFHLHIHLLSGRKLSEKI from the coding sequence ATGAGCTGTATATTCTGCAGGATCATTTCTAAAGAGTTGTCGTCTCAGCTGGTGTATGAAGACGAAAAGTTCATTTGTATCAAAGATAGAGAGCCGCAGGCGCCGACCCATTTGCTATTGATTCCAAAGATTCACGTAGAGTCTCTATCGCATTTAGAGCCGAGCCAACATCGTCTGATGGCGGATGCTACGTCAGCAATTCAAAAAATATCAGAAGATTGTGGGTTTGCCGCCTCCGGATACCGTACGATCATAAATACCGGAGAAGGTGGGGGCCAGACTGTGTTTCACTTACACATTCACTTGTTGTCTGGAAGGAAGCTCAGTGAAAAAATATAG
- the murA gene encoding UDP-N-acetylglucosamine 1-carboxyvinyltransferase — protein MDKIVIQGGAQLSGEVNVSGAKNSALPLMFATLLCEGRHTLRNVPQLKDIDSTATLLEHLGCKVARIDGRTVSIDVPARVLSNAPYEIVRKMRASVLCLGPLLARYGEAQASLPGGCAIGTRPIDQHLDGFKNLGAEVELTEGIVNVRAKSLVGSRIVFDGVTVGGTENVLMASVYASGETIIENAAKEPEIVDLADFLNKMGARIIGAGTSIIRVQGVTKLYPAEHTVIPDRIEASTLIIAGAISKGHVVVKNCVPDHFDALTSKLKECGFKIQSDNQTVEIQALKEWRSSDITTAPFPGFATDCQAQFMALMTQAIGTSVISETIFENRFMHVPELSRLGADITPRSRVAIVRGTPGKLKGAPVMATDLRASASLVLAGLCASGETTVNRIYHLDRGYEKLEEKLAALGARIKRLQ, from the coding sequence ATGGATAAAATTGTCATTCAAGGCGGCGCGCAGTTAAGCGGGGAAGTAAATGTTAGCGGGGCTAAAAACTCAGCACTACCCCTAATGTTTGCAACTTTACTTTGTGAGGGCAGGCATACCTTAAGAAATGTGCCTCAACTAAAGGATATCGATTCAACCGCCACGTTGCTTGAGCACCTTGGCTGCAAAGTTGCAAGAATTGACGGGCGTACAGTGAGCATCGACGTGCCCGCTAGAGTCTTATCGAATGCCCCATACGAAATAGTGAGAAAGATGAGGGCGAGTGTTCTCTGTTTGGGACCTCTGTTAGCGAGATATGGTGAAGCTCAAGCCTCATTGCCAGGCGGATGTGCTATTGGTACTCGGCCAATTGACCAACACCTCGATGGATTTAAAAACTTGGGTGCAGAAGTCGAGCTTACAGAAGGTATTGTTAACGTGCGCGCAAAATCCTTAGTCGGTAGTCGCATCGTATTTGATGGAGTCACCGTAGGCGGCACAGAGAATGTATTGATGGCATCGGTCTACGCAAGTGGTGAGACGATTATTGAAAACGCTGCGAAAGAGCCAGAAATAGTAGATCTCGCGGATTTTTTAAATAAAATGGGTGCACGTATTATCGGAGCAGGAACAAGTATCATTCGTGTGCAAGGGGTTACAAAATTGTATCCCGCCGAGCATACTGTGATCCCAGACAGAATTGAAGCGAGCACGTTGATCATTGCTGGGGCGATTTCTAAGGGCCACGTTGTTGTAAAAAACTGTGTGCCGGATCACTTTGACGCTCTCACGAGCAAATTAAAAGAATGTGGCTTTAAGATTCAATCAGACAATCAAACAGTAGAGATCCAGGCCTTAAAAGAGTGGAGGAGTTCAGATATTACGACGGCTCCATTTCCTGGGTTTGCAACTGATTGTCAGGCTCAGTTTATGGCTTTGATGACTCAGGCTATCGGGACAAGCGTTATCTCAGAAACAATTTTTGAAAACCGTTTCATGCACGTTCCAGAGCTAAGTCGACTGGGAGCCGATATAACTCCAAGATCACGCGTGGCGATTGTTCGAGGAACTCCAGGCAAACTAAAAGGAGCCCCGGTAATGGCTACCGATCTTAGGGCGAGTGCTAGTTTAGTATTGGCTGGCCTTTGCGCGAGCGGCGAGACGACAGTGAATCGTATCTATCATTTAGACCGTGGGTACGAGAAGTTAGAAGAGAAGCTTGCGGCACTTGGAGCTCGCATAAAACGGCTACAATAA
- a CDS encoding peptide chain release factor 1: protein MFGRLQSVEDRFEEISSRLQDSEISNDPQQYRSLMKEYSSLQEIVTAFREYKNVCKQRAGAKELLETEKDSDLRAMAKSEMAELEPRISDLEALLKILLLPKDPNDDKNILLEIRAGAGGDEASLFAEELFRAYSHFADTNGWKVEILSLSPGNVGGFKEVVALITGDKVFSKLKFESGVHRVQRVPKTEAQGRIHTSTITVAVLPEAEEVEIDINQNDLKIDVMRSGGAGGQSVNTTDSAVRLTHLPSGIVIVCQDERSQLKNKNKAMKILRARLLAVQKEVSEKEASNARLSQIGTGDRSERIRTYNFPQARVTDHRIGLTTHQLSDIMEGRVDIIIEPLITHFQAEALKQASIQ from the coding sequence ATGTTTGGTCGGCTACAAAGCGTAGAAGATCGCTTTGAAGAAATCAGTAGCCGTCTACAAGATTCAGAAATTTCCAATGATCCCCAGCAATATCGTTCTTTGATGAAAGAGTATTCGTCGTTGCAAGAAATCGTGACGGCGTTTCGTGAGTACAAGAATGTTTGTAAGCAGAGAGCCGGTGCCAAGGAACTCTTAGAGACCGAAAAAGATTCTGATCTTAGGGCTATGGCCAAGTCAGAAATGGCCGAGCTTGAACCTAGAATATCTGATCTCGAAGCGCTTCTTAAGATACTTTTGCTTCCTAAAGATCCTAACGACGACAAGAACATCTTACTAGAGATCCGCGCAGGTGCCGGAGGCGACGAAGCAAGTCTTTTTGCTGAAGAACTCTTTCGAGCATATTCTCATTTTGCAGACACAAATGGTTGGAAGGTAGAGATTCTCTCGCTGAGCCCGGGCAATGTGGGTGGTTTTAAAGAAGTGGTTGCGCTCATTACAGGCGACAAAGTTTTTTCGAAACTTAAATTCGAAAGCGGAGTGCATCGAGTACAGAGAGTGCCAAAAACTGAGGCCCAAGGCCGTATCCACACTTCTACGATTACTGTGGCCGTCTTACCCGAAGCAGAAGAAGTCGAAATCGATATCAACCAAAATGACCTAAAGATTGACGTAATGAGATCGGGCGGTGCAGGCGGACAATCCGTCAATACAACAGATTCGGCGGTTCGACTCACACACTTGCCTTCGGGAATTGTTATTGTTTGCCAAGATGAGCGCTCTCAGTTGAAAAACAAAAATAAGGCGATGAAAATTTTGAGAGCAAGACTTCTTGCAGTCCAAAAGGAAGTTTCTGAAAAAGAGGCTTCAAACGCTCGCCTTTCACAAATAGGAACAGGCGATCGCTCCGAACGCATTAGAACATATAACTTTCCTCAAGCCAGAGTGACAGACCACCGCATCGGACTAACCACTCACCAGTTAAGTGACATTATGGAAGGTCGAGTCGACATCATTATTGAGCCATTGATCACTCACTTTCAGGCTGAGGCCTTAAAACAGGCATCGATTCAGTAG
- a CDS encoding 50S ribosomal protein L31 produces MKEAIHPQYFADAHVVCVCGSTFTTGSTKKELRVDICSACHPFYTGKQKLIDVEGRIDRFKKRYARLGGGKTE; encoded by the coding sequence ATGAAAGAGGCAATCCACCCACAATACTTCGCTGATGCGCATGTAGTTTGCGTTTGCGGTAGCACGTTCACGACAGGATCTACAAAAAAAGAGCTACGAGTAGACATTTGCAGCGCTTGCCATCCATTTTATACAGGTAAGCAGAAGTTGATCGACGTTGAAGGACGTATTGATCGATTTAAAAAGCGTTACGCTCGTCTTGGTGGCGGAAAGACTGAATAG
- a CDS encoding transcription termination factor Rho, with the protein MTIINLTEEERRELNSKDLKSKNISELSTLATKLGIEHAAGLRRQDMVFEILKRAARFGDIYGNGVLEILPDGYGFLRSPDYNYLPGPDDIYVSPSQIRRLGLRTGDTIAGTIRPPKVSERYFALLKVETLNYEAPEKSKDKILFDNLTPLYPQEKLKLEHSPSNYTTRIVDMMCPIGKGQRALIVAPPRTGKTVLMQDIANAIEQNHPEVKLIVLLIDERPEEVTDMSRGVKGEVISSTFDEPPARHVQVAEMVIEKAKRLVEHKHDVVILLDSITRLARAYNTVVPPSGKILSGGVDSNALHKPKRFFGAARNIEEGGSLTIIATALIDTGSRMDEVIFEEFKGTGNAEIHLDRKLMEKRIFPCMDINKSGTRKEDLLIENNTLQRLWILRKVLAPMNVVDSMEFLLNKLSTTKSNSDFISSMSG; encoded by the coding sequence ATGACCATAATTAATCTCACCGAAGAAGAAAGAAGAGAGCTCAACTCAAAGGATTTAAAAAGTAAGAATATTTCGGAGTTGTCGACGTTAGCGACCAAGTTAGGCATTGAACATGCCGCGGGGCTTAGGCGCCAAGATATGGTCTTTGAAATCCTCAAGCGAGCCGCTCGCTTTGGAGATATCTACGGAAACGGAGTTCTTGAAATACTTCCAGACGGGTACGGGTTTTTAAGATCCCCCGACTACAACTACCTACCAGGTCCAGATGATATTTATGTCAGCCCTTCTCAGATCAGAAGATTGGGTTTGCGTACGGGCGATACGATTGCTGGAACGATTCGGCCTCCGAAAGTGAGCGAGCGCTATTTCGCCCTGTTGAAGGTAGAAACTCTTAATTATGAAGCCCCTGAAAAATCTAAAGATAAAATTCTATTCGACAACCTCACTCCGTTATATCCGCAAGAAAAACTGAAGCTCGAGCATAGCCCGTCGAACTACACCACGCGAATAGTAGACATGATGTGCCCTATTGGTAAGGGGCAAAGAGCTCTTATAGTTGCGCCGCCTCGAACGGGTAAGACGGTATTGATGCAAGATATAGCTAACGCTATCGAGCAGAATCATCCCGAAGTGAAATTGATTGTATTATTGATCGACGAGCGCCCAGAGGAAGTGACTGACATGTCGCGCGGAGTAAAAGGCGAAGTCATTAGCTCTACTTTTGACGAGCCACCTGCTAGGCACGTGCAGGTTGCTGAGATGGTTATTGAAAAGGCTAAACGACTTGTCGAGCATAAGCACGACGTCGTGATTCTGCTTGATTCCATTACACGATTGGCAAGGGCCTACAACACAGTGGTGCCTCCGAGCGGCAAGATTCTTTCAGGTGGTGTCGATTCCAACGCCCTCCACAAACCTAAAAGATTCTTTGGTGCGGCCAGAAATATTGAAGAAGGTGGCAGCTTAACAATCATAGCAACCGCCCTCATCGACACGGGATCACGAATGGATGAAGTGATTTTCGAGGAATTCAAAGGAACGGGTAACGCTGAAATTCACCTTGATAGAAAGCTAATGGAGAAGAGAATCTTCCCATGTATGGACATCAATAAGTCTGGAACTCGAAAAGAAGACCTACTTATTGAAAACAATACGCTGCAGCGCTTATGGATATTAAGGAAAGTCTTGGCACCGATGAATGTTGTGGATAGCATGGAGTTCCTTTTGAACAAGCTATCGACAACCAAGTCCAATTCTGACTTTATAAGCAGCATGAGCGGTTAG
- a CDS encoding PilZ domain-containing protein, whose translation MNISEIPSPAPRTRLEYEVEYRRSYARESHFGVIKNISLTGAFISDLDKGDLAPRDKVSIVLKVSGRKRKINAEVVWTANDGVGIRFNHFNNRDVQLVDDLMYFVESSRSKQRGVLEDIFKIVS comes from the coding sequence ATGAATATTTCAGAGATTCCTTCGCCAGCACCACGCACACGCCTCGAATACGAAGTGGAATACCGAAGAAGTTACGCCCGCGAGTCTCATTTTGGAGTTATCAAAAACATCTCTTTAACTGGGGCGTTTATCAGCGATCTTGATAAGGGTGACCTTGCACCGAGAGACAAGGTTTCTATTGTTTTAAAAGTGAGTGGGCGCAAGCGAAAGATCAACGCCGAGGTTGTTTGGACGGCCAACGACGGAGTCGGCATCAGGTTTAATCATTTTAATAACAGAGATGTTCAGCTCGTCGACGACCTTATGTATTTCGTCGAATCAAGCCGAAGCAAACAGCGCGGCGTTCTGGAAGATATTTTCAAGATCGTCTCGTAA
- a CDS encoding Asp-tRNA(Asn)/Glu-tRNA(Gln) amidotransferase GatCAB subunit B → MAKEYTTPEGFEAVIGLEIHAQLLTHSKMFCGCSTEFGKGDNANTCPTCLGMPGALPVLNKKALEFSALIGLGLNCEVRKESVFARKNYFYPDLPKGYQISQFDKPLCENGHLEYLSDGTKKRVRIERAHMEEDAGKSTHHGTYSVVNYNRSSVPLLEIVSGPDMRGPLEAADYARAVRAILVYLDVCDGNLEEGSMRCDCNVSVRRSGEQKLGTKVEIKNINSFRFIEKALQFEIERQVDAVQSGEKIVQETRLYDPDKNRTFTMRTKEEAHDYRYFPEPDLLPVVIDEAFMNEVRAKLPELPLQKAYRFQKEYEIPEYDAFVLTQSRELADYFELVARSTENPKISSNWVMVELLAKLNEQKMGITRSPVPASALAGLINLMQKGVISGRTAKDVFAEMFETGASAEQIIKEKGLAQISGNDEIKKVIQEVFVNSPNQLAQYRSGKDKLFGYFVGQVMKATSGQANPEVTNELLKEMLKGS, encoded by the coding sequence ATGGCAAAAGAATACACAACACCAGAAGGGTTTGAAGCAGTTATTGGTTTAGAAATTCATGCACAGCTGCTCACTCATAGTAAGATGTTTTGTGGCTGCTCAACCGAGTTCGGTAAAGGCGACAATGCTAACACCTGCCCCACATGCTTAGGTATGCCAGGTGCCCTGCCGGTACTCAACAAAAAGGCTCTTGAGTTTTCTGCTCTCATTGGCCTTGGCCTTAACTGTGAGGTTCGAAAAGAATCTGTATTTGCGCGCAAAAATTACTTTTATCCGGATTTGCCAAAGGGATATCAGATTTCTCAGTTCGATAAGCCTCTTTGTGAAAACGGTCACTTAGAGTATCTCAGCGATGGCACCAAAAAGCGTGTGCGCATCGAAAGAGCTCATATGGAAGAAGACGCCGGCAAATCCACGCACCATGGCACATATTCAGTAGTGAATTACAACAGGAGCTCGGTGCCGCTTTTAGAGATTGTATCTGGCCCAGACATGAGAGGGCCACTTGAAGCCGCTGACTATGCGCGCGCAGTCCGAGCGATATTAGTTTATTTGGATGTGTGTGATGGAAATCTCGAAGAAGGATCAATGAGATGCGACTGCAATGTGAGTGTGCGACGATCTGGTGAACAAAAGCTTGGAACAAAAGTAGAGATAAAAAACATCAACTCATTTCGGTTTATCGAGAAAGCACTTCAATTTGAAATTGAACGGCAAGTCGATGCTGTTCAAAGCGGCGAAAAAATTGTTCAAGAAACGCGGCTTTATGATCCAGACAAAAACAGAACCTTTACCATGCGAACAAAAGAAGAGGCCCACGATTACCGGTACTTTCCTGAGCCGGATCTTTTGCCTGTAGTGATCGATGAGGCATTTATGAACGAGGTAAGGGCAAAGCTTCCGGAGCTTCCACTTCAGAAGGCGTATCGATTCCAAAAGGAATATGAGATCCCGGAGTATGATGCTTTTGTTCTTACTCAGTCTAGGGAGCTGGCGGATTACTTCGAATTAGTTGCTCGCTCGACAGAAAACCCTAAAATAAGCTCGAACTGGGTGATGGTAGAGTTGCTTGCAAAACTCAACGAGCAGAAGATGGGAATTACAAGATCGCCCGTGCCGGCTTCGGCATTGGCGGGGCTCATCAATCTTATGCAAAAAGGCGTTATTTCAGGTAGGACTGCCAAAGATGTGTTCGCGGAAATGTTTGAAACGGGCGCCAGTGCAGAACAAATAATTAAAGAGAAGGGACTTGCTCAGATCAGCGGAAACGATGAAATTAAAAAAGTCATTCAAGAGGTTTTCGTTAATAGCCCCAATCAGCTTGCCCAGTATAGGTCGGGAAAAGACAAACTTTTTGGATACTTTGTTGGCCAAGTGATGAAGGCCACATCGGGACAAGCTAACCCTGAAGTGACAAACGAACTTCTTAAAGAAATGTTGAAGGGATCATAA
- the gatA gene encoding Asp-tRNA(Asn)/Glu-tRNA(Gln) amidotransferase GatCAB subunit A (allows the formation of correctly charged Asn-tRNA(Asn) or Gln-tRNA(Gln) through the transamidation of misacylated Asp-tRNA(Asn) or Glu-tRNA(Gln) in organisms which lack either or both of asparaginyl-tRNA or glutaminyl-tRNA synthetases; reaction takes place in the presence of glutamine and ATP through an activated phospho-Asp-tRNA(Asn) or phospho-Glu-tRNA), with protein sequence MQKIKNHAEELASQIRDGSFKAVDAVESSLDKIQKKNSALNAIISTLNERALDRAQQIDKATTRNGKLFGVPVVVKDNFCVEGSQTTAGSKILKGFVSNYSATVIERLEAQGAVVIAKANMDEFAMGSSNENSAYGAVKNPWNEACVPGGSSGGSAAAVASEMAPIALGTDTGGSIRLPAHYCGVYGLKPTYGRVSRYGIVAFASSLDQAGPMARSVRDLSLAYDSVAGFDHKDSTTYTETAVDTYSKLTSNIKGKRIGVVTSHIENVDQNNKELITKAIDTLKSLGATVVEIDLPYTENSISVYYMIATSEASSNLARYDGIRYGVRAEGATLDELYENSRGLGFGPEVKRRIMLGTYALSSGYYDAYYKKACQVRRLIKNGFQAAFEKCDLIVGPVATSSAFKLTERSQDPLKMYLNDIYTTSINLAGLPALSAPIGIQKDGLPVGLHLIAKAYDEQVLLNVALSLEEALPGFERTAGVRG encoded by the coding sequence ATGCAAAAAATAAAAAATCATGCGGAAGAATTAGCAAGTCAGATTCGAGATGGAAGTTTTAAGGCCGTAGATGCTGTTGAGAGCTCGCTCGATAAGATTCAAAAAAAGAATTCTGCATTGAATGCAATTATCTCGACTCTCAATGAGCGCGCCTTAGACCGCGCTCAACAAATCGACAAAGCAACGACGCGAAACGGAAAGCTCTTTGGGGTGCCCGTTGTCGTAAAAGACAACTTTTGTGTCGAGGGTTCGCAGACGACAGCCGGAAGTAAAATTCTCAAAGGCTTTGTTTCTAATTACTCTGCAACTGTGATTGAAAGACTAGAAGCGCAAGGAGCCGTCGTTATTGCAAAGGCCAATATGGATGAGTTTGCTATGGGTTCAAGTAACGAGAACTCGGCTTACGGAGCCGTTAAAAATCCTTGGAATGAAGCGTGCGTGCCCGGTGGATCAAGTGGCGGATCAGCTGCGGCTGTTGCCTCCGAAATGGCGCCGATTGCTTTGGGCACAGATACCGGCGGCAGCATTAGACTTCCTGCCCACTATTGCGGCGTCTATGGTTTAAAACCAACCTACGGAAGAGTGAGTAGATACGGCATAGTTGCTTTTGCCTCTAGCTTAGATCAAGCCGGCCCAATGGCTCGATCTGTGCGAGATTTGTCGCTGGCTTACGATTCTGTGGCAGGATTCGACCACAAAGATTCGACAACTTATACCGAAACTGCGGTGGATACCTACAGCAAGCTGACTTCAAATATCAAAGGCAAGCGAATTGGTGTGGTTACCTCGCATATCGAAAATGTTGATCAAAATAATAAAGAGTTAATCACAAAGGCCATTGATACATTGAAGTCACTCGGTGCTACGGTTGTAGAGATTGATCTGCCTTATACTGAAAATTCGATATCGGTTTACTACATGATTGCTACCAGTGAGGCATCGAGCAACCTAGCGAGATATGATGGCATTCGCTATGGAGTGCGTGCCGAAGGGGCGACTTTAGATGAGCTCTACGAAAACTCTCGTGGCCTTGGTTTTGGACCAGAAGTAAAGCGCCGAATTATGTTGGGCACATATGCACTATCCTCTGGTTACTACGATGCGTACTATAAAAAAGCCTGTCAGGTGCGGCGGTTAATTAAAAACGGATTTCAAGCAGCATTTGAAAAATGCGATCTCATTGTAGGGCCAGTGGCTACATCGTCTGCATTTAAATTAACGGAACGATCGCAAGACCCATTGAAAATGTATTTGAACGACATTTACACGACATCGATAAACCTAGCCGGCCTTCCGGCACTGAGCGCACCTATTGGTATCCAAAAGGATGGGCTACCTGTTGGGCTTCATTTGATTGCGAAGGCTTATGACGAACAGGTGCTACTCAATGTTGCTCTCTCATTAGAAGAAGCGCTGCCGGGTTTTGAGCGGACAGCAGGAGTAAGAGGTTAA
- a CDS encoding Asp-tRNA(Asn)/Glu-tRNA(Gln) amidotransferase subunit GatC, with translation MKNSKRRILVISSETVKHVAKLARLKVSDNEVNEYSKQLSRVLEHFESLKAVNTEGVEPLVTPNPASEYRRVDEVVPSKEANTWISHSPDKIGNLVKVPTVVG, from the coding sequence ATCAAAAATTCAAAAAGGAGAATCTTGGTGATTTCCTCAGAAACAGTAAAGCACGTCGCAAAATTAGCTCGCCTGAAAGTTAGCGATAATGAAGTTAATGAGTATTCGAAACAACTCTCTCGCGTTTTGGAACATTTTGAAAGTTTAAAAGCCGTCAACACAGAAGGTGTCGAACCTCTCGTAACGCCAAACCCTGCTTCGGAGTACAGGCGAGTTGATGAAGTTGTTCCTTCGAAAGAGGCCAACACATGGATTTCTCACTCGCCAGACAAAATTGGCAACCTAGTGAAGGTTCCAACCGTTGTGGGATAG